From the genome of Solanum lycopersicum chromosome 12, SLM_r2.1:
GGTTCATGTCCTTTTTACTTTAGTAACTTTTTGGATGTTATCAACATGGTAGGGATCAAGCCTAACCCCACGCCATTAAAGTGACCATTACTTCGTGTTTTCTTGTGGGATTttataggcataatacataaatataccttttaacttggcttcaaatcaatatttatgtctttcaattttgaatgtgcacaagtagacacttaaatttgtataaaattgaataaatagacacatATGACCTACATGTCATCTTTTGTCCTACGTGATGACTTACTGTATtgtgccatgtaggactcatgtatGTAtctatttaaaagttggatagttaaagtgtctgtttgtgcattatgaaagtaattagaggtcaaaattaaaatttgaagctaaatttaaaattaaatatatgtattatgcctaattTATAAGGGGTCAGGCCTAACCCCACACCATTAAAGTGAGAATTACTTAGTGTTTTCTTGTGGGAATTTATAAGATTACTCTCACCTTTTCAAAGTTGCATCTAAATCATGCTCCTCTTTATAGTTAAAAGCTTCATCAAAACCAAACTTGCTCTTCAACATATCAaccttttaataataataataatgaataaatgagATAGATAGATTATTTAACAATGATTAAGATAAATAAGATAACTTGTAACCCACTAACAAATTTCaagaatgaaatgttttagTACTTACCTTTTGTTTATTTCCAGCACTACCAACAACATAACAACCTAACATCTTTGCAAATTGTCCAACAAGTTGACCAACTGCTCCAGAAGCAGATGAAACAAACACACTTTCACCCTTCTTAGGACAACAAACCTCATAAAAACCAACATAAGCTGTAATCCCAGGCATCCCtacaaaataatttgagtaaaataaatatttattgtattcTTTACCACCTATGCTATCACTTGCTTTGTAAAACTCATGTTAATGCTGAGTTGGTCAAATATTGTTCTCGATCAATAACAAGCATGTGTAGGATAACTCAACATCAAACTTCAAAGACATGTTTTGATACGAAGAGAGCGGTGATTGAGGTATGAAACTTACGAGAAGGTGATTGTTTAGGTaggttaaattaaataatgaatatatagttaAGGTATGAAACTCATAAAAATACGATGGTTTAGATCTGTTTTATAccattaactttttattttatttgaatttgaaattgattGAAAAGCAAAGATATGAACTCGTGTAAgtaggaaacaaaaaaaattatttattttcgaGTTAACGATTAAAAACAGAGGCAAACTATTTTTGTTTTGGCGAGAAATTTATAACTCAACTATCTATTGGTCCATTTACCTACCTAAACTATCACTCTCTTTGTATTAAAACACATCCTAATGACAAGTTAGTCAAATATTAATCACACTCCACTACATGCACTTGTAGGCCAACTCAACATCAATAtgcatttttaatatataaaaagagtGATAGTTTAAACAAGTAAACTGAACAATGTATAGTAAAGATATAAAATCAGcaaaaaaatttgatacttGCTCTATTTcagtttattttttctaatttttttagttcatttaaaaaaaatgactcttttttaaataactttttaatttcaatttaccAGAAGGCATATTTAAAATCAAGATACCTTTAAtagattcaattttattttttttcttaaacttcaagTCAAATTACATCACTTAATTTGAAACGAAGGAGATAATTTAAATGTATTTCTAacgattaaatatttatatttggagAGGGAAAGGATGTATATTGAGAAGTGAAAAACTCACCAAGAATTCCTGTATAATAGGAAAGAGGCACATCCTTGTCATGATCAATTTTAAAGAGAGTTGTCTCAGTAGTTGTTACAACACTATATTCCTCCCATCCACTCATTCCCCAAATTATGTCACCTTTTTGGTAGTTTGAATCACTAGACTCCACAACTTTAGACACTCCATATCCTGTGATAggctacaaataaaaaataaataagaaattcacttatttttttgaaaagtatactaaacacaaataatattgaattttgaaacATTCAAGGTCTACACAGTAACAATCAAAGTATAGTTAAAGGAGAGAATTTTATGTGAAAAGAATATAAAAgcttatttgtttttgttttgttaggAGAAAGAAAAACCAATTTTTCACCAtactaaatttatttgaaaaccATAACCATTAAGAATGATTTGACCGACTAATAGTGATTTTTTACAtagttattaaatatataaattttattaaaaaaaatttaaaatccaaatcaaaattaacaagtttgattctcaaaatttgaacttgattttgataatttttttttgaaaataatctctctatctttataagataaaaataaaatcaatactcACCATCCTCTCCGGATTCACgagtttgacttttttttaagtaGCTTATTAGCAAAAACTTAAAAGTCATGAGTTGAGCATACTCATTTTTTTAGCTTAAAAAAGTGCTTAAATTTTTTGTCAAAcaccttaaaaaaaaaattaaaaagatgaaaaaccgaaaatcacttaaaataagataattcaattacaCAGTTATAaaaatacactaaatatattttctgaCTCTCGAAATTTGAATGTCAAACAAAAGTATATATCAACTAAATAGTCATATGTGTGATagtaaattgaattattatttttttttgaaatacttaCATAACCAGGAGTGAAGGATTGAATATAGCTACCCTCAAGTTTGCTCATGCGATTACGCATGTATGGGTCACAAGACAAGTAAAGATTCTTCAAAACAACAACATTAGAACCTTCTGGAACATTCAATTTAATGTTGTTATTCTTAAATTCCATATCAGATTCCTTAGGATAACCTTCCACATAATGTTTTAGAATGATTTGTTTGTTGTTCATGATCATTTCTTCAGCCATTTCTAATTTTAATGTGAATGAAGAGTTGTGGTCAAAATGGgtgtgtttatatatatgtagagAGACAGTTTAGGGGTTTGATCTGATGTTACATGTAAAATGATATGGCACATCAATCCAAAAGTGGTGAATAGGATCATGGTATATGGCAAAATGATATATCCCAATTCAAGatcaataaaaacatgttatgtGTGTACAAGTGATGTGTTTCGCCAATTAAATATCAACATGTCTCTTAAAttcgaaaataaaatttttcttcATGATCACCACTTCTCCACCATTCACTTAAATGTGTTTCGCCAATCAAATATTGACATGTCTCTTTAATTCGATAATAAAATCTTTCTTCATGATCACTACTTCTCCACCATTCACTTAAATGTGTTTCGCCAGTCAAATATTGACATGTCTCTTTAATTCGATAATAAAATCTTTCTTCATGATCACTACTTCTCCACCATTCACTTAAATTTGTTTGAGCGAAGGAAGCCTATCTTTATCATTACTCCTACattcaataattataaatagggtTCTCATAATTAAGAATTCTAATAAAAAGCCAGAGAGAACTCGTGGATCAATGCCATAAATTTCTGTACAAGCTACAAGTTTAAGTAACAATTTAAGATCAAGGTCACCAAATTTAGGAACAAGCTCaaaagcccttgaattcaagtGCAATTTAAGATCAAGATCAtcgaatattttattttattttatgtggcacttttttctctttactttattacaatttcttttattataataaaaataatataatttaaaaatctcCTTTTATCGTTAATGAAATGACATGCAGCTATATAATCTCCAAGAATTATTTTAGAtaacaaattttcagaatcttccttcttttttttaaaaaaatatatcaaataaaatgaaacgaaaaaagtatttttcccACATTTATATTGCTTTCTCCATTTGCTTAGTGTCTCCTCACCGACTCTACCAACCAACTGCGACAATGTTTTACAAGCCTTTTAAACATGCTCCCTAATAATTGTAAGAGGAAAAGCTTAAGggtttctttaaaaaaaactatattaagataaaatatagaataataattatgacTATTAATTAGTtctgaaattatatattttataattgataaaatatattattttttaacatagtaatataattaattatctcataaaatatctaaatttatgatataaattttattttaaatataattaaaatatatcatatctTATCTTACCGATCAAACGATCacttcaaataaacaaaaaatagaattaaaaaaaaaaaagatggatgCAAATATAGCTCATCATTCATTGTACGCTGCAGCGAGCACCACAGGAAGAAAATATCCCAACATAAATTAGAGCTTTCCACATACAGCAACACAATGCCTGAATCTGGAAATTCAATAGTTATAAATACTTTCGGAAATTTTTGGTACCACGTAAATTGAGATAAAGAAAAATGATGCGAaaagttttataaattataatgtttaatgacatatat
Proteins encoded in this window:
- the LOC101260309 gene encoding 2-alkenal reductase (NADP(+)-dependent)-like — its product is MAEEMIMNNKQIILKHYVEGYPKESDMEFKNNNIKLNVPEGSNVVVLKNLYLSCDPYMRNRMSKLEGSYIQSFTPGYPITGYGVSKVVESSDSNYQKGDIIWGMSGWEEYSVVTTTETTLFKIDHDKDVPLSYYTGILGMPGITAYVGFYEVCCPKKGESVFVSSASGAVGQLVGQFAKMLGCYVVGSAGNKQKVDMLKSKFGFDEAFNYKEEHDLDATLKRYFPDGIDIYFENVGGKMLDAVLMNMKLHGRIAVCGMISQYNLDKTEGVHNLFCLIAKRIRMEGFLVFDYYHLYPKYLEMIIPQIKAGNIVYVEDIAEGFESAPGALVGLFSGLNVGKQVVMISEE